In Oryctolagus cuniculus chromosome X, mOryCun1.1, whole genome shotgun sequence, a single window of DNA contains:
- the DCAF12L2 gene encoding DDB1- and CUL4-associated factor 12-like protein 2 has translation MAPQHAGSRKRKAPAHEAAAGGSASPGSAGADREGPLQPKKQRRPAPRRSLVHYLKDREVGAPGRAGLPGFERQLSSHAVRSLPEVLTERPLALGTLNKVFASQWLNARQVVCGTKCNTLFVVDVHSGHITRLPLMRDRVPALVGPQPGCGIHAIELNPSKTLLATGGENPNSLAIYQLPTLDPVCLGDRQGHSDWIFAIAWMSDTVVVSGSRDGTVALWRLDPDIFSDCIAWRNVMKVPLYAHIRPKDVEAIPRASINPGNRKVRALAFSGKNQELGSVSLDGYFHLWKPRSNLSRLLSVRLPYFRENVCLTYCEELSLYAVGSQSHVSFVDPRQRQHNIRPLCSREGGTGVRSLSFYHDIITVGTGHGSLLFYDVRAQKFLEERGDAVLDSSPGTARRKLKLTCGRGWLKHDGFWVNYYGGVDEFPNALYTHCYNWPEMKLFVAGGPLPSGLHGNYAGLWS, from the coding sequence ATGGCCCCGCAGCACGCAGGTAGCAGGAAGCGGAAAGCGCCCGCGCACGAGGCCGCCGCCGGGGGCTCGGCGTCGCCGGGGTCGGCCGGGGCGGACAGAGAGGGGCCGCTGCAGCCCAAGAAGCagaggcggccggcgccgcgacgCTCGCTGGTGCACTACCTGAAGGACCGCGAGGTGGGTGCGCCGGGGCGCGCGGGGCTCCCGGGCTTCGAGCGCCAGCTGAGCAGCCACGCGGTGCGGAGCCTGCCCGAGGTGCTGACGGAGCGCCCGCTGGCCCTGGGCACCCTCAACAAGGTGTTCGCGTCGCAGTGGCTGAACGCCAGGCAGGTGGTGTGCGGCACCAAGTGCAACACGCTCTTCGTGGTGGACGTGCACTCGGGCCACATCACGCGCCTCCCCCTGATGCGGGACAGGGTGCCGGCGCTGGTCGGGCCCCAGCCGGGCTGCGGCATCCACGCCATCGAGCTGAACCCCTCCAAGACGCTTCTGGCCACGGGGGGCGAAAACCCCAATAGTCTGGCCATCTACCAGCTGCCCACCCTGGACCCCGTGTGCCTGGGCGACCGCCAGGGCCACAGCGACTGGATCTTTGCCATCGCCTGGATGAGTGACACCGTGGTTGTGAGCGGCTCCCGCGACGGCACCGTGGCTCTGTGGCGTTTGGACCCTGACATTTTCAGTGACTGCATTGCCTGGCGCAATGTGATGAAGGTGCCCTTGTATGCCCACATCCGCCCGAAGGACGTGGAAGCCATCCCCAGGGCCAGCATCAATCCCGGTAACCGCAAAGTCCGCGCCTTGGCTTTCAGCggcaagaaccaggagctgggctcCGTCTCCCTGGACGGCTACTTCCACCTGTGGAAACCTCGGAGCAACCTGTCCAGGCTGCTGTCCGTCAGGCTGCCCTACTTCCGGGAGAACGTGTGCCTGACCTACTGCGAGGAGTTGTCCCTGTACGCCGTGGGCTCCCAGTCCCACGTCTCCTTCGTAGATCCGCGCCAGCGCCAGCACAACATCCGCCCGCTGTGCTCCCGGGAAGGTGGCACTGGCGTGCGCTCGCTGAGCTTCTACCACGACATCATCACCGTGGGAACGGGCCACGGCTCCCTGCTCTTCTACGACGTCCGCGCCCAGAAGTTCCTGGAGGAGAGAGGCGACGCCGTCCTGGACTCCTCTCCAGGCACTGCCCGGAGGAAGCTGAAGCTCACCTGTGGCAGAGGCTGGCTCAAACACGATGGGTTCTGGGTGAACTACTATGGTGGTGTGGACGAATTTCCCAATGCTCTCTACACGCATTGCTACAACTGGCCAGAGATGAAGCTCTTTGTAGCTGGGGGGCCTCTCCCTTCTGGCCTCCATGGGAACTATGCGGGCCTGTGGAGCTAA